One genomic window of Planctomycetota bacterium includes the following:
- a CDS encoding glycosyltransferase has protein sequence TKKTKAPPSPVTPESVRRSALLFEVGWEVCWQLGGIYTVLRTKARTMLEQWGERYALVGPYNPATAVTEFDETPPDGVFRDIIDAAKRRGVEARHGRWLVPGRPRTILIDHRARFGLLHEDKYFLSADHGIETQADDGEVNEVVSFGFAVAEFLAAASEVNAGLGRATLAHFHEWMAGVALPRIAHRQIPVQTVFTTHATLLGRYLAGDDSKFYDHLPFYDADKEADKYTIGPRHRIEKAATHSATVFTTVSDVTGREAEHLLGRSPDAILPNGLDIERFDAPHEFHHLHSEYKQEIHNFVRGHFFPSGAFDLDNTLYLFTSGRYEYKNKGLDLFVEGLFRLNEKLRWARDVDGETVPTVVAFIITRAPVRSINVETLANQAQLEELKRTCDEITAGIGQRLFEEASRGHMVGRGDLIDEDAEIKLKRAINAARVRRFPSVVTHDLADDASDPVLRHLRHRNLINSPGDPVKVVFHPQFVSSTSPLITLDYGQFVRGCHVGVFPSYYEPWGYTPMEAMASGLPSITTDLSGFGSYVRGQDELEQTMPSYIPHTPAVLVLDRGRNGFHDSVEQMAEHLFNFTKLNRRQRIEVRNRVEKLSGRFDWSVLGRHYHSAHEQALGYLSGGKPERGSLELVEV, from the coding sequence CAAGGCCCGGACGATGCTGGAGCAGTGGGGCGAGCGATATGCCCTCGTCGGCCCGTACAACCCGGCGACGGCGGTCACGGAGTTCGACGAGACGCCGCCCGACGGCGTGTTCCGCGACATCATCGACGCCGCCAAGCGTCGCGGCGTCGAGGCGAGGCACGGGCGATGGCTCGTGCCCGGTCGGCCTCGGACGATTCTGATCGACCATCGCGCTCGCTTCGGCTTGCTGCACGAAGACAAGTACTTCCTCTCCGCCGACCACGGCATCGAAACGCAGGCGGACGACGGCGAGGTGAACGAGGTCGTCAGCTTCGGCTTCGCGGTGGCCGAGTTCCTGGCAGCGGCATCAGAGGTCAACGCGGGGCTAGGCCGGGCAACGCTGGCGCACTTCCACGAGTGGATGGCCGGCGTGGCATTGCCGCGGATCGCGCATCGGCAGATTCCGGTGCAGACGGTCTTCACGACGCACGCAACCCTGCTCGGCCGCTACCTCGCGGGCGACGACTCGAAGTTCTACGACCACCTGCCCTTCTACGACGCCGACAAGGAGGCCGACAAGTACACGATCGGCCCGCGGCACCGCATCGAGAAGGCGGCCACGCACTCGGCGACGGTTTTCACCACTGTCAGCGACGTCACCGGCCGCGAGGCCGAGCACCTGCTGGGCCGATCGCCCGACGCGATCCTGCCCAACGGCCTGGACATCGAGCGGTTCGACGCCCCGCACGAGTTCCATCACCTTCACAGCGAGTACAAGCAGGAGATCCACAACTTCGTCCGCGGCCACTTCTTCCCCAGTGGCGCGTTCGACCTCGACAACACGCTCTACCTCTTCACCAGCGGCCGGTACGAGTACAAAAACAAGGGCCTGGACCTCTTCGTCGAGGGCCTCTTCCGGCTGAACGAAAAGCTCCGCTGGGCTCGCGACGTTGACGGCGAGACGGTGCCGACGGTCGTCGCGTTCATCATCACGCGGGCACCCGTCCGCAGCATCAACGTCGAGACGCTGGCCAACCAGGCACAGCTCGAAGAGCTCAAACGGACGTGCGATGAGATCACGGCCGGCATCGGTCAGCGGCTGTTCGAGGAGGCGTCGCGAGGGCACATGGTCGGCCGTGGTGACCTGATCGACGAGGATGCGGAGATCAAGCTCAAGCGGGCCATTAATGCCGCGCGGGTCCGTCGCTTCCCGAGCGTCGTGACGCACGATCTGGCCGACGATGCGAGCGATCCGGTCTTGCGTCACCTTCGGCATCGCAACCTGATCAACTCGCCCGGTGATCCGGTGAAGGTTGTCTTCCACCCGCAGTTTGTCAGCAGCACAAGCCCGCTGATCACGCTGGACTACGGGCAGTTCGTCCGCGGCTGTCACGTGGGCGTCTTCCCGAGCTACTACGAGCCGTGGGGCTACACGCCGATGGAGGCGATGGCCAGCGGCCTGCCGAGCATCACGACGGACCTTTCGGGCTTCGGCAGTTATGTGCGTGGCCAAGACGAACTGGAGCAAACGATGCCGAGCTACATCCCGCACACGCCCGCCGTGCTCGTGTTGGATCGTGGTCGCAACGGCTTCCACGACTCGGTCGAGCAAATGGCCGAGCACCTGTTCAACTTCACGAAGCTCAACCGGCGTCAGCGGATCGAGGTGCGCAACCGCGTCGAGAAGCTCAGCGGCCGATTCGACTGGTCGGTGCTTGGTCGGCACTACCACTCGGCCCACGAGCAGGCGCTGGGCTATCTCAGCGGCGGCAAGCCCGAACGCGGCTCGCTGGAGCTTGTCGAAGTCTGA